A region of Plasmodium falciparum 3D7 genome assembly, chromosome: 12 DNA encodes the following proteins:
- a CDS encoding sulfhydryl oxidase, putative, which yields MKVTYAVRLLLPVYFLFFWIHLNIVRSDNVCKGADVIVNEFWSKLNNIRHGDVILINIKNYYCPACNRYMNIWNDVEKKILTYEKNVSLFVFDCSCYLLVPYCRYFDVLYFPTFRLLFPVYDKINDKEYKYINPSSMIEGEKYNGDLLLAYREVERIDNIYDFKILIEKYLCKNVNFNYNDLRICMNSSYILPEKKNKKKNEIYHFLFGYKNDKNKEEIKDSVNVMNDDFIENNYDYEENKENVERWSNHINFNKDNIKHDIIIGILFTLKKHISLGRDIQKEYIEPFLVMLSIVSNIYNDLEEGLYDIINKLNSFTYPIKYDEWIKYTENINYINEYKLDYNNNNNNDTNLISFKLCEQNSVLCSYWLLYHKISVYCLQHDKHNYLYYIEAITNYTKNYLNCQNCIDHFLNAQKFCYYGYCNIHSAESFIIFLWRIHNAVTLRSMYDLLMIDNNTSTPSNNFNKKQFLNQDIVFPTLKQCKNCRNALGFTKITNHTLSTFKNGSITDQSFDAIDSFSVKNVLHYLIHIYS from the coding sequence ATGAAAGTGACGTATGCTGTGAGACTACTGTTACCagtttactttttatttttttggatACATCTAAATATTGTAAGAAGCGATAATGTATGTAAAGGTGCTGATGTTATAGTAAATGAATTTTGGAGTaagttaaataatataagacATGGAgatgtaatattaataaatataaagaattattattgcCCAGCTTGTAATcgatatatgaatatatggaATGATGTTGAAAAGAAAATCTTAACATATGAGAAGAATGtatcattatttgtatttgatTGTTCATGTTATTTACTTGTTCCATATTGTCGTTATTTTGATGTGTTATATTTTCCTACCTTTAGATTATTATTTCCAGTATATGACAAAATTAATGATaaggaatataaatatattaacccTTCAAGTATGATAGAAggggaaaaatataatgggGACTTATTATTAGCTTATAGAGAAGTTGAAAgaattgataatatatatgattttaaaatattaatagaaaaatatttatgtaaaaatgtaaactttaattataatgacTTAAGGATATGTATGAATAGTTCCTATATACTTccagaaaagaaaaataaaaagaagaatgaaatatatcattttctttttggttataagaatgataaaaataaagaggaAATTAAAGATTCTGTAAATGTTATGAATGATGATTTTATTGAGAATAATTATGactatgaagaaaataaagaaaatgtagAGAGATGGAGCAatcatattaattttaataaagataatataaaacatgatattattattggtatattatttacattaaaaaaacatatatcatTAGGAAGAGATAtacaaaaagaatatatagaaCCATTCCTTGTCATGTTAAGTATAgtttctaatatatataatgatttagAAGAAGgtttatatgatattataaataaattaaattcatTTACCTATCctataaaatatgatgaatGGATAAAATATactgaaaatattaattatattaatgaatataaattagattataataataataataataatgataccAATTTAATATCCTTTAAATTATGTGAACAAAATTCTGTATTATGTTCATATTggttattatatcataaaatatcTGTTTATTGTTTACAACATGATAAACataattatctatattatattgaaGCAATTACAAATTATACtaagaattatttaaattgtcAGAATTGTAtagatcattttttaaatgcacaaaaattttgttattatggTTATTGTAATATACATTCAGCAGAatcttttattatctttCTCTGGAGAATACATAATGCTGTAACCTTGAGATCGATGTATGATTTGCTAATGATAGATAACAACACATCAACACcttctaataattttaataaaaaacaatTCCTCAACCAAGATATTGTTTTTCCAACCTTGAAACAATGCAAAAATTGTAGAAATGCTCTTGGATTTACAAAAATTACAAATCATACTTTGAGTACATTTAAAAATGGATCCATTACGGATCAAAGCTTTGATGCTATAGATTCCTTCAGTGTCAAAAATGTGTTACACTAtttaatacacatatattcataa
- a CDS encoding queuine tRNA-ribosyltransferase, putative produces MIKLKLQIFFVYIILNILIVLVISKNVVYNEKKLKNKNCMLPNRRHKNDLLKRQVKNRKVILFNDHNIELINLKRKYNKRTKYKNLDAFITNLKVTHVVNHNKSIITYVKKKKLLFSNKIYNHFNYPGFDFSVLKENNNEQDKSRIGIIKTPRGDIETPNFLFCATKGCMKSTPIDFIKKCNTQVILSNTFHLLIQPKPHIIFQLGGLHKFMNWNSPILTDSGGYQIFSMSFGSVSNEIKRKCAGTPQITKMSIKNKKKDNLNNEEDQVNNNFINNNCENNMYNKKGKCLSNNNNSNNNNNNNNNNSEKSVTDTNNLNKQIILKLNEKGAEYKSYYDGSIDLLSPESSIQSQYLLGSDFILVLDECTPYHVDKIYTEKSMHRSHRWYVRCLAEFYKSQNMKNYHEYLNDIYNKKYKTNDKWIKRDKNNQAIYGIIQGGIYPDLRLKSCDFVYNLPFFGLCIGGCLGKDKDMMYAVIKQTMDIIHDIKKKKEKNTYKEKPIHLLGIGQIKDIIYGVKQGIDTFDCVIPSRLARHGYFLSKIKTIETIEKKLKRKLQNEYIKIKLSIFQSDNQPLEEDCACYTCQHYSRAYLHHLYKINDNLLGTLLTIHNVYYMNHLMQDIRNSIKEGNINQIEQKYIKK; encoded by the coding sequence atgataaaattaaaacTCCAAATATTTTTCGTGTACATAATTTTAAACATCCTTATCGTTCTCGTTATCTCGAAAAATGTTGTCtacaatgaaaaaaaactaaaaaacaaaaattgcATGTTACCCAATAGGAGACACAAAAATGATCTTTTAAAAAGACAGGTGAAAAATAGAAaggtaattttatttaatgatcACAATAtcgaattaataaatttaaaacgaaaatataataaacgcacaaaatataaaaacctTGATGCATTTATAACAAACCTTAAAGTAACCCATGTTGTTAATCACAATAAAAGTATTATTActtatgttaaaaaaaaaaaacttttattttccaataaaatatataaccatTTTAATTATCCAGGATTTGATTTTAGcgtattaaaagaaaataataatgaacaaGATAAAAGTAGAATAGGTATAATAAAAACTCCAAGGGGTGATATAGAAACACCCAATTTTCTTTTCTGTGCAACAAAAGGGTGTATGAAATCAACACCAAtagattttattaaaaaatgtaatacaCAAGTTATATTATCGAATACATTTCATTTACTTATTCAACCCAAGcctcatattatttttcagtTAGGTGGGTTACATAAATTTATGAATTGGAATTCTCCTATTCTGACGGATTCAGGTGGTTATCAAATTTTTAGCATGTCCTTTGGATCTGTttcaaatgaaataaaaagaaaatgtgcAGGTACCCCtcaaataacaaaaatgtctataaagaataaaaaaaaagataatttaaataatgaagaagatcaagtgaataataattttataaataataattgtgaaaataatatgtataataaaaagggaaaatgcttatctaataataataatagtaataataataataataataataataataatagtgaaAAAAGTGTAACAGatacaaataatttaaacAAACAAATTATCTTAAAACTTAATGAAAAGGGAGCAgaatataaatcatattatGATGGTTCCATAGATTTATTATCACCTGAATCTTCTATACAATCACAATATTTATTAGGTAGTGATTTTATCTTGGTTTTAGATGAATGTACACCTTATCATGTTGATAAAATTTATACTGAAAAATCTATGCATAGATCTCATAGATGGTATGTAAGATGTTTAGCCGAATTTTATAAATcacaaaatatgaaaaattatcatgaatatttaaatgatatatataataaaaaatataaaacaaacgATAAATGGATCAAAAGAGACAAAAATAATCAAGCTATTTATGGAATAATACAAGGTGGTATATACCCAGACCTAAGACTAAAAAGTTGTGACTTTGTATATAACTTACCTTTTTTTGGGCTATGTATAGGTGGATGTTTAGGAAAAGATAAAGATATGATGTATGCAGTTATAAAACAAACTATGGATATTATAcatgatattaaaaaaaaaaaagaaaaaaatacttaCAAAGAAAAACCAATTCATTTATTAGGTATAGGTCAAATTaaagatattatttatgGTGTAAAACAAGGAATAGATACTTTCGATTGTGTTATTCCATCAAGATTAGCAAGACATGGATATTTcttatcaaaaataaaaactatTGAAactatagaaaaaaaattaaaaagaaagcttcaaaatgaatatataaaaattaaactAAGTATCTTTCAATCTGATAATCAACCTTTAGAAGAAGATTGTGCATGCTATACATGTCAACATTATTCAAGGGCATACCTACATCATCtctataaaattaatgataatTTATTGGGAACATTATTAACCATACataatgtttattatatgaacCACCTAATGCAAGATATAAGAAATTCTATTAAAGAAGGTAATATTAATCAAATAGAAcaaaagtatataaaaaagtga